A genomic stretch from Thermomonospora umbrina includes:
- a CDS encoding PP2C family protein-serine/threonine phosphatase, which yields MSTTSDHPTSVVPGMDGRLRLLLIEDDPGDAFLVEELLADSGLDVEILHARTLGEARRKMSARIHCVLADMSLPDAGGLDLLREVLGLTGRAAVVVLTGLADAHLGVRAVALGAEDYLVKGEVDGALLARAIRYAIERKRAEESERRLVEARIVSRENARLERGLLPVPLIDDGTLAHHARYRPGRRRALLGGDFYDTVQTADGSVHLMIGDVCGHGPDEAALGVCLRMAWRTLVLAGHTGEGLLATLNTVLGHERRSEELFTTVCTMTVDPSRRSARMHLAGHPAPLLFDGSEVVSVPEEPSGPALGLPTDLVGDDAWPAADIELGDTWDLLLYTDGLIEGRIGQGSARLGTEGLVALAREARGAGASGDALIDALMARVEALNGEELTDDVAVLLLSRQESR from the coding sequence GTGAGCACAACCAGCGATCACCCCACGTCGGTCGTCCCCGGAATGGACGGCCGGCTGCGCCTGCTGCTGATCGAGGACGATCCGGGCGACGCGTTCCTGGTCGAGGAGCTGCTCGCCGACTCCGGCCTGGACGTGGAGATCCTGCACGCCCGCACCCTCGGCGAGGCCCGCCGCAAGATGTCCGCCCGGATCCACTGCGTGCTGGCCGACATGTCGCTGCCCGACGCGGGCGGCCTGGACCTGCTGCGCGAGGTGCTGGGCCTGACCGGCCGGGCCGCGGTGGTGGTGCTGACCGGCCTGGCCGACGCCCACCTCGGGGTGCGGGCGGTCGCGCTCGGCGCCGAGGACTACCTGGTCAAGGGCGAGGTCGACGGGGCGCTGCTGGCCCGCGCCATCCGGTACGCCATCGAGCGCAAGCGGGCCGAGGAGAGCGAGCGCCGGCTGGTCGAGGCCCGGATCGTCAGCCGTGAGAACGCCCGGCTGGAGCGGGGCCTGCTGCCGGTGCCGCTGATCGACGACGGCACGCTGGCGCACCACGCCCGCTACCGGCCCGGCCGCCGCCGCGCGCTGCTGGGCGGCGACTTCTACGACACGGTGCAGACCGCCGACGGGTCGGTGCACCTGATGATCGGCGACGTGTGCGGGCACGGCCCCGACGAGGCCGCGCTGGGCGTGTGCCTGCGGATGGCGTGGCGCACCCTGGTGCTGGCCGGGCACACCGGCGAGGGCCTGCTGGCCACGCTCAACACGGTGCTGGGCCACGAGCGCCGCAGCGAGGAGCTGTTCACCACGGTCTGCACGATGACGGTGGACCCGTCCCGCCGTTCGGCCCGGATGCACCTGGCGGGCCACCCCGCGCCGCTGCTGTTCGACGGGTCCGAGGTGGTGTCCGTGCCGGAGGAGCCGTCCGGGCCCGCGCTGGGGCTGCCGACGGACCTGGTGGGCGACGACGCGTGGCCCGCCGCCGACATCGAGCTGGGCGACACGTGGGACCTGCTGCTCTACACCGACGGGCTCATCGAGGGTCGCATCGGGCAGGGCTCGGCCCGGCTGGGCACCGAGGGCCTGGTGGCGCTGGCCCGTGAGGCGCGCGGCGCCGGGGCCTCCGGGGACGCGCTGATCGACGCCCTGATGGCGCGGGTCGAGGCGCTCAACGGTGAGGAGCTGACCGACGACGTGGCCGTCCTGCTGTTGTCCCGGCAGGAGAGCCGTTGA
- a CDS encoding succinate dehydrogenase/fumarate reductase iron-sulfur subunit, whose product MKLTLRIWRQKGPDDSGKMVEYPLDDVSPDMSFLEMLDVLNEKLILDGEDPIAFDHDCREGICGMCSLVINGTPHGPEKATTTCQLHMRKFKDGEVIDIEPWRAKAFPVVKDLVVDRSAFDRIIEAGGYISAPTGSAPDAHAVPVPKPDADRAFEAAECIGCGACVAACPNGSGMLFTAAKVTHLGLMPQGQPERYDRVVDMIEAHDEAGFGGCTVTGECTVACPKGIPLDTIVRLNRDFLTATAGGKKKS is encoded by the coding sequence ATGAAGCTCACGCTGCGCATCTGGCGCCAGAAGGGACCGGACGACTCCGGGAAGATGGTCGAGTACCCGCTCGACGACGTCTCCCCCGACATGTCCTTCCTGGAGATGCTGGACGTCCTGAACGAGAAGCTGATCCTGGACGGCGAGGACCCGATCGCCTTCGACCACGACTGTCGCGAGGGCATCTGCGGCATGTGCTCGCTGGTCATCAACGGCACCCCGCACGGCCCGGAGAAGGCCACCACCACCTGCCAGCTCCACATGCGCAAGTTCAAGGACGGCGAGGTCATCGACATCGAGCCGTGGCGCGCCAAGGCGTTCCCGGTGGTCAAGGACCTGGTGGTGGACCGGTCGGCGTTCGACCGGATCATCGAGGCCGGCGGCTACATCTCCGCCCCGACGGGCTCGGCGCCCGACGCGCACGCCGTCCCGGTGCCCAAGCCGGACGCCGACCGGGCGTTCGAGGCGGCCGAGTGCATCGGCTGCGGCGCCTGCGTCGCCGCCTGCCCGAACGGCTCCGGCATGCTCTTCACCGCCGCCAAGGTCACCCACCTCGGGCTGATGCCGCAGGGCCAGCCCGAGCGGTACGACCGGGTGGTCGACATGATCGAGGCCCACGACGAGGCGGGGTTCGGCGGCTGCACCGTCACCGGCGAGTGCACCGTGGCCTGCCCCAAGGGGATCCCGCTGGACACCATCGTCCGGCTCAACCGCGACTTCCTCACCGCCACCGCGGGCGGCAAGAAGAAGTCCTAG
- a CDS encoding succinate dehydrogenase cytochrome b subunit, whose amino-acid sequence MVQTSPRAIPALYRSTVGKKSIMAVTGVVLVLYIVLHMVGNLKIFFGPEEIDGYSAWLRTFGEPVLHHEWFLWILRVVLLASVILHITMAVQLTLRAKKARPVRYQHRAKVRGSYAARTMRWGGVIIFFFVIYHVLDLTTGTVNPGYEHGEVYRNVTADFAPERWYVTLFYTLAVVSLGFHLRHGLVSGLQSLGGKSPQKARTLNLAATAFAVVIVAGFLSVPFAVTVGLVD is encoded by the coding sequence GTGGTTCAAACTTCCCCCCGCGCGATCCCGGCGCTGTACCGCTCCACGGTCGGCAAGAAGTCGATCATGGCGGTCACCGGCGTCGTCCTGGTCCTGTACATCGTGCTCCACATGGTGGGCAACCTGAAGATCTTCTTCGGCCCGGAGGAGATCGACGGATACTCCGCCTGGCTGCGGACGTTCGGTGAGCCCGTACTGCACCACGAGTGGTTCCTGTGGATCCTGCGGGTCGTGCTGCTGGCCTCGGTGATCCTGCACATCACCATGGCCGTCCAGCTCACCCTGCGCGCCAAGAAGGCGCGGCCGGTGCGGTATCAGCACCGCGCGAAGGTGCGGGGGTCGTACGCGGCCCGCACCATGCGCTGGGGCGGCGTGATCATCTTCTTCTTCGTGATCTACCACGTGCTGGACCTGACGACCGGCACGGTGAACCCCGGCTACGAGCACGGCGAGGTGTACCGCAACGTCACCGCCGACTTCGCCCCCGAGCGCTGGTACGTGACCCTCTTTTACACGTTGGCGGTCGTGTCGCTCGGCTTCCACCTGCGGCACGGCCTGGTCAGCGGGCTCCAGTCGCTGGGCGGCAAGAGCCCCCAGAAGGCCCGCACCCTCAACCTCGCCGCCACCGCCTTCGCCGTCGTCATCGTCGCCGGCTTTCTGTCCGTGCCGTTCGCGGTCACCGTGGGATTGGTGGACTGA
- a CDS encoding fumarate reductase/succinate dehydrogenase flavoprotein subunit, translating into MSDSFYKSGEPIADAKAPQVPIEERWNTRKFEAKLVNPANKRKKTVIIIGTGLAGGSAGATLAELGYHVVQFCFQDSPRRAHSIAAQGGINAAKNYRNDGDSVHRLFYDTVKGGDFRARESNVHRLAEISTQIIDQCVAQGVPFAREYGGLLDNRSFGGAQVSRTFYARGQTGQQLLLGAYQALMRQVDAGNVELHPRHEMLDLVMVDGRARGVVVRDLISGEVKTYTGDAVVLASGGYGNVYYLSTNAMGSNVTAIWRAHKHGALFANPCYTQIHPTCIPVSGDHQSKLTLMSESLRNDGRVWVPKERGDARRPSDIPEDERDYYLERIYPAFGNLVPRDIASRAAKNVCDEGRGVGPGGLGVYLDFAGAIERLGLEAVKAKYGNLFDMYERITGENPYETPMRIYPAVHYTMGGLWVDYDLESTIPGMFVIGEANFSDHGANRLGASALMQGLADGYFVLPNTVGDYLARNPLDAVPDSAVQEAEGRVSEQIDRLLSIDGDRTVDSFHRELGHIMWEYCGMERTEEGLRKALDLIPALREEFWRRVKVPGSAADLNQSLEKAGRVADFLELAELMVVDALHRTESCGGHFRAESQDEDGEAKRDDVNFSYVAAWEWAGSGEQPVLHKEALAFEHVKPSQRSYK; encoded by the coding sequence ATGAGCGACAGCTTCTACAAGAGCGGCGAGCCGATCGCCGACGCCAAGGCGCCTCAGGTCCCCATCGAGGAGCGCTGGAACACGCGCAAGTTCGAGGCCAAGCTCGTCAACCCGGCCAACAAGCGCAAGAAGACCGTCATCATCATCGGCACCGGCCTCGCCGGCGGGTCGGCCGGCGCGACCCTGGCCGAGCTGGGCTACCACGTCGTCCAGTTCTGCTTCCAGGACAGCCCCCGGCGCGCCCACTCGATCGCGGCGCAGGGCGGCATCAACGCGGCCAAGAACTACCGCAACGACGGCGACAGCGTGCACCGGCTGTTCTACGACACGGTCAAGGGCGGCGACTTCCGCGCCCGCGAGTCGAACGTGCACCGCCTCGCCGAGATCAGCACCCAGATCATCGACCAGTGCGTCGCGCAGGGCGTCCCGTTCGCCCGCGAGTACGGTGGCCTGCTCGACAACCGCTCGTTCGGCGGCGCGCAGGTCTCCCGGACGTTCTACGCCCGGGGCCAGACGGGCCAGCAGCTCCTGCTGGGCGCGTACCAGGCGCTGATGCGGCAGGTGGACGCGGGCAACGTCGAGCTGCACCCGCGCCACGAGATGCTCGACCTGGTGATGGTGGACGGGCGCGCGCGCGGCGTGGTCGTCCGCGACCTCATCAGCGGCGAGGTCAAGACCTACACCGGCGACGCGGTGGTGCTCGCCTCCGGCGGCTACGGCAACGTCTACTACCTGTCGACGAACGCGATGGGCTCCAACGTCACCGCGATCTGGCGGGCGCACAAGCACGGGGCGCTGTTCGCCAACCCGTGTTACACGCAGATCCACCCGACGTGCATCCCGGTCAGCGGCGACCACCAGTCGAAGCTGACCCTGATGTCGGAGTCGCTGCGCAACGACGGCCGGGTGTGGGTGCCGAAGGAGCGGGGCGACGCCCGCAGGCCGTCCGACATCCCCGAGGACGAGCGCGACTACTACCTGGAGCGCATCTACCCGGCGTTCGGCAACCTGGTCCCGCGTGACATCGCCTCCCGGGCCGCCAAGAACGTCTGCGACGAGGGACGCGGCGTCGGCCCCGGCGGGCTGGGCGTCTACCTGGACTTCGCCGGAGCGATCGAGCGGCTGGGCCTGGAGGCCGTCAAGGCCAAGTACGGCAACCTCTTCGACATGTACGAGCGGATCACGGGCGAGAACCCGTACGAGACGCCGATGCGGATCTACCCGGCCGTCCACTACACCATGGGCGGGCTGTGGGTGGACTACGACCTGGAGTCCACCATCCCGGGCATGTTCGTGATCGGGGAGGCCAACTTCTCCGACCACGGCGCCAACCGGCTCGGCGCGTCCGCGCTGATGCAGGGCCTGGCCGACGGCTACTTCGTGCTGCCGAACACCGTCGGCGACTACCTGGCCAGGAACCCGCTCGACGCGGTGCCCGACTCCGCCGTGCAAGAGGCCGAGGGCCGGGTCTCCGAGCAGATCGACAGGCTGCTGTCGATCGACGGGGACCGCACCGTCGACTCGTTCCACCGCGAACTCGGCCACATCATGTGGGAGTACTGCGGCATGGAACGTACCGAGGAGGGCCTGCGCAAGGCGCTGGACCTGATCCCGGCGCTGCGCGAGGAGTTCTGGCGGCGGGTCAAGGTGCCGGGCTCGGCCGCCGACCTGAACCAGTCGCTGGAGAAGGCCGGCCGGGTGGCCGACTTCCTGGAGCTGGCCGAGCTGATGGTGGTGGACGCGCTGCACCGCACCGAGTCGTGCGGCGGCCACTTCCGCGCCGAGTCGCAGGACGAGGACGGCGAGGCCAAGCGCGACGACGTCAACTTCTCCTATGTGGCCGCCTGGGAGTGGGCGGGCTCGGGCGAGCAGCCCGTCCTGCACAAGGAGGCCCTCGCATTCGAACACGTCAAGCCGAGCCAGAGGTCGTACAAGTAA
- a CDS encoding ABC transporter transmembrane domain-containing protein — MKNALPVPDPGVADHRSPWRYLTWLARRQGRPLLYGIGWGVTWMLSMALTPAVIGRAIDDGVAAKDAGALVTWSAVLLGLALLTAASSGLRHRLAVFCWLSAAYRTVQVVTRQSTRLGATLSKRMSAGEVVSVGISDVSHIGDALDIVIRGTAAVIAIVAVIVLMLIASPPLGLVVLVGVPLILLVAAPLMRPYRRRHERLRELVGDLNTRATDIVAGLRVLRGIGGEHLFADRYREESQRVRRAGVETARAESMLSGAEVLLPGLLVVAVTWMGARYAVSDTMTPGELITVYGYAVFLVHPLATLGEAADKITKGYVAAGRVVRILALDPDLPADGTAEPSGAELVDPVSGLVAWPGGLTAVAAADPADADAIADRLGHYAEVEGADVTYGGVPLRDLARLRERIIVTVNDDVLLSGRLADTLTGGVPGRDLAGPIRAASADDIVDTVGRDAHVVEAGREFSGGQQQRLRLVRALAADPEVLVLVEPTSAVDAHTEARIAERLGEMRAGRTTVVCTTSPLVLDRADQVAFVENGVVVAEGAHRELLDREPRYAATVTRGEDRDRVTDHA; from the coding sequence GTGAAGAACGCCCTGCCGGTACCGGATCCCGGGGTGGCCGACCACCGCTCGCCGTGGCGCTACCTGACGTGGCTGGCCCGCCGCCAGGGCCGCCCCCTGCTGTACGGCATCGGCTGGGGCGTGACCTGGATGCTCTCCATGGCGCTAACCCCGGCCGTCATCGGGCGGGCCATCGACGACGGTGTCGCGGCCAAGGACGCGGGGGCCCTGGTGACCTGGTCGGCGGTGCTCCTGGGGCTGGCCCTGCTGACGGCCGCCAGCAGTGGGCTGCGTCACCGGCTGGCCGTGTTCTGCTGGCTGTCGGCGGCCTACCGCACCGTTCAGGTGGTGACCCGGCAGTCGACGAGGCTCGGCGCCACCCTGTCCAAGAGGATGAGCGCCGGCGAGGTCGTCAGCGTCGGGATCTCCGACGTGTCGCACATCGGGGACGCCCTCGACATCGTGATCCGGGGCACCGCCGCCGTGATCGCGATCGTCGCGGTGATCGTGCTCATGCTGATCGCGTCGCCGCCGCTGGGCCTGGTGGTGCTGGTGGGCGTGCCGCTGATCCTGCTGGTGGCCGCGCCGCTGATGCGCCCGTACCGCCGCCGCCACGAGCGGCTGCGGGAGCTGGTGGGCGACCTCAACACCCGCGCCACCGACATCGTGGCCGGCCTGCGGGTGCTGCGCGGCATCGGCGGCGAGCACCTGTTCGCCGACCGGTACCGCGAGGAGTCGCAGCGGGTCCGGCGGGCCGGCGTGGAGACCGCGCGCGCCGAGTCGATGCTGAGCGGCGCCGAGGTGCTGTTGCCCGGACTGCTGGTCGTCGCGGTCACCTGGATGGGCGCCCGGTACGCGGTGTCCGACACGATGACACCGGGCGAGCTGATCACCGTGTACGGGTACGCGGTGTTCCTGGTCCATCCGCTGGCCACCCTCGGCGAGGCCGCCGACAAGATCACCAAGGGGTACGTCGCGGCGGGACGCGTCGTCCGGATCCTGGCGCTGGACCCGGACCTGCCCGCCGACGGCACCGCCGAGCCCTCCGGGGCGGAGCTGGTCGACCCGGTCTCCGGGCTGGTGGCCTGGCCCGGCGGGCTGACCGCCGTGGCCGCCGCCGACCCCGCCGACGCCGACGCCATCGCCGACCGGCTGGGCCACTACGCCGAGGTCGAGGGCGCCGACGTCACCTACGGCGGGGTGCCGCTGCGCGACCTGGCCCGCCTGCGCGAGCGGATCATCGTCACGGTCAACGACGACGTCCTGCTGTCGGGCCGACTGGCGGACACGCTGACCGGCGGCGTCCCCGGCCGCGACCTGGCCGGGCCGATCCGGGCCGCCTCCGCCGACGACATCGTGGACACGGTGGGTCGGGACGCCCACGTCGTCGAGGCCGGGCGGGAGTTCTCCGGCGGCCAGCAGCAGCGGCTGCGGCTGGTGCGGGCGCTGGCGGCCGACCCCGAGGTGCTGGTGCTGGTCGAGCCGACCAGCGCGGTGGACGCCCACACCGAGGCCCGGATCGCCGAACGCCTGGGGGAGATGCGGGCCGGCCGCACGACGGTCGTGTGTACCACCAGCCCGCTGGTCCTCGACCGCGCCGACCAGGTCGCCTTCGTCGAGAACGGCGTCGTCGTCGCTGAGGGCGCCCACCGTGAGCTGCTCGACCGCGAGCCGCGCTACGCCGCCACCGTGACCAGGGGCGAGGACCGGGACCGCGTCACCGACC
- a CDS encoding LysR family transcriptional regulator, with product MQLQQLSYFVAVAETRHFTQAAEALRVAQPSLSKQIRALETELGASLFSRARGNITLTPAGETLLPLAKRILADVDTARLEVQELAGLRRGRVRLGATPSLCAGLLADVLRRFHDAYPGIRLLVEEGGSRDLVRDLTRGLLDLALVILPLSGDAPLETTAILRERLVVASPARRSDGGGAPTTPRESPLPRRPYLRIEDLRDRPLVMFRPGYDLREATIGACREAGFEPRFAVEGGEMDAVLRFVEAGLGIAVVPSMVLAGRPGLRGTPLAVTPRHPEAQPPAPRAPRHGDPAPGLLRTIALAHRKDVTPTHAARAFQDVLESFLSEAARAGTLPAGVEALVPPT from the coding sequence GTGCAACTCCAGCAACTCTCCTATTTCGTCGCCGTCGCCGAGACCCGGCACTTCACCCAGGCCGCCGAGGCCCTGCGGGTCGCCCAGCCCTCCCTGTCCAAACAGATCCGGGCGCTGGAGACCGAGCTGGGGGCGTCGCTGTTCAGCCGGGCGCGGGGCAACATCACGCTCACCCCGGCCGGGGAGACGCTGCTGCCGCTGGCCAAGCGCATCCTCGCCGACGTGGACACCGCCCGCCTGGAGGTGCAGGAACTGGCCGGTCTTCGCCGCGGCCGGGTCCGGCTGGGCGCGACGCCGTCGCTGTGCGCGGGCCTGCTGGCCGACGTGCTGCGCCGCTTCCACGACGCCTACCCGGGCATCCGTCTGCTGGTCGAGGAGGGCGGCTCCCGTGACCTGGTCCGCGACCTGACCCGTGGGCTGCTGGACCTGGCGCTGGTCATCCTGCCGCTGTCCGGCGACGCTCCCCTGGAGACCACCGCGATCCTGCGCGAACGCCTCGTGGTCGCCTCCCCCGCCCGCCGCTCCGACGGCGGCGGAGCCCCGACCACCCCCCGCGAGTCACCCCTCCCACGCCGCCCCTACCTGCGGATCGAGGACCTGCGGGACCGCCCCCTCGTCATGTTCCGCCCCGGGTACGACCTGCGCGAGGCCACCATCGGCGCCTGCCGCGAGGCCGGCTTCGAACCTCGCTTCGCGGTCGAGGGCGGCGAGATGGACGCCGTCCTCCGCTTCGTCGAGGCCGGCCTCGGCATCGCCGTCGTCCCCAGCATGGTCCTCGCCGGCCGCCCCGGCCTCCGCGGCACCCCCCTGGCCGTGACCCCCCGACACCCCGAAGCCCAACCCCCCGCCCCCCGTGCCCCCCGCCACGGCGACCCCGCCCCGGGCCTCCTCCGCACCATCGCACTGGCCCACCGCAAGGACGTCACCCCCACCCACGCCGCCCGCGCCTTCCAGGACGTCCTCGAGTCCTTCCTCAGCGAAGCCGCCCGCGCCGGAACCCTCCCCGCCGGCGTCGAAGCCCTGGTCCCCCCCACCTGA
- a CDS encoding sensor histidine kinase produces the protein MSTTPPEPPGVSLVRVAPGSFASTPLPPSLAPLRPPAPRKGLSRVRLGQWFSAGGLVMALLLLAAVILSALAFQGNNQARDTLIDQVDPAALQQFQITSALDEQDTAIRTFVRSRRRGDLAAYREAVTAESQAIATMRRLLVGVSGAEEAQVRLERATAATAAWRTRFAVPLAAGARLTPAHNEDGRLLFREAGAANSATQRALTELHRTYDGQLRDKARTLYVSLAFTGVVIVVVAIGMVILIRRTVLRPVARLTDQVRAVSQGDFAHPLRISGPAELAELAGIVDSMRHRIVQEWRATSEARQIAAEQAAELRRSNAELEQFAYVASHDLQEPLRKVASFCQMIERRYGDQLDDRGRRYIEFAVDGSKRMQALINDLLTLSRVGRSQRVEQEVDLNRALARAMDDLEHAIDETGAQVTADDLPTVTGDRTLLALLFQNLVGNAIKFHGEDPPLVRIAVGRSEEDDDGPDMWEFSCTDNGIGIDPKYAERIFLIFQRLHPQDTYTGTGIGLAMCKKIVEYHGGRIWLDPGHEGPGTTFRWTLPAQRAAATGRATTDVTEGDGTADE, from the coding sequence TTGAGCACGACCCCTCCGGAACCTCCCGGGGTGTCCCTGGTCCGCGTCGCTCCCGGGTCCTTCGCCTCCACGCCGCTGCCGCCGTCGCTGGCCCCGCTGCGGCCGCCCGCGCCGCGCAAGGGGCTGAGCCGGGTGCGGCTGGGCCAGTGGTTCAGCGCGGGCGGGCTCGTGATGGCGCTGCTCCTGCTGGCCGCGGTGATCCTTTCGGCGCTGGCGTTCCAGGGCAACAACCAGGCCCGCGACACCCTGATCGACCAGGTGGACCCGGCGGCGCTGCAACAGTTCCAGATCACCAGCGCGCTGGACGAGCAGGACACCGCCATCCGCACGTTCGTGCGCAGCCGCAGGCGGGGTGACCTGGCCGCCTACCGGGAGGCGGTGACCGCCGAGAGCCAGGCGATCGCCACCATGCGCCGGCTGCTGGTCGGGGTCTCCGGGGCCGAGGAGGCCCAGGTGCGGCTCGAACGGGCCACCGCCGCGACCGCCGCCTGGCGGACCCGGTTCGCCGTCCCGCTGGCCGCCGGGGCGCGGCTGACGCCGGCGCACAACGAGGACGGCCGGCTGCTGTTCCGCGAGGCGGGGGCGGCCAACTCCGCGACCCAGCGGGCCCTGACCGAGCTGCACCGCACCTATGACGGGCAGCTCCGCGACAAGGCCCGCACGCTGTACGTGTCGCTGGCGTTCACCGGGGTGGTGATCGTGGTGGTGGCGATCGGGATGGTCATCCTGATCCGGCGCACCGTGCTGCGACCGGTGGCGCGGCTGACCGACCAGGTCAGGGCGGTCTCGCAGGGCGACTTCGCGCATCCGCTGCGGATCTCCGGGCCGGCCGAGCTGGCCGAGCTGGCCGGGATCGTCGACTCGATGCGGCACCGGATCGTCCAGGAGTGGCGGGCCACCTCCGAGGCCCGCCAGATCGCCGCCGAGCAGGCCGCCGAGCTGCGCCGCTCCAACGCCGAGCTGGAGCAGTTCGCGTACGTGGCCAGCCACGACCTGCAGGAGCCGCTGCGCAAGGTCGCCAGCTTCTGTCAGATGATCGAGCGCCGCTACGGGGACCAGCTCGACGACCGGGGACGCCGCTACATCGAGTTCGCGGTCGACGGCTCCAAGCGGATGCAGGCCCTGATCAACGACCTGCTCACGCTGTCGCGGGTGGGCCGCTCGCAACGGGTGGAGCAGGAGGTCGACCTGAACCGGGCGCTGGCGCGGGCGATGGACGACCTGGAGCACGCCATCGACGAGACCGGCGCCCAGGTCACCGCCGACGACCTGCCCACGGTGACCGGCGACCGGACGCTGCTGGCGCTGCTGTTCCAGAACCTGGTGGGCAACGCGATCAAGTTCCACGGGGAGGACCCGCCCCTGGTCCGGATCGCCGTCGGGCGCTCGGAGGAGGACGACGACGGGCCCGACATGTGGGAGTTCTCGTGCACCGACAACGGGATCGGGATCGACCCCAAGTACGCCGAGCGGATCTTCCTGATCTTCCAGCGGCTGCACCCCCAGGACACCTACACCGGCACCGGCATCGGGCTGGCGATGTGCAAGAAGATCGTGGAGTACCACGGCGGCCGGATCTGGCTGGACCCCGGCCACGAGGGTCCCGGCACCACGTTCCGCTGGACGCTGCCCGCGCAGAGGGCGGCCGCGACCGGACGGGCGACCACCGACGTGACGGAAGGCGACGGCACTGCCGATGAATGA
- a CDS encoding Crp/Fnr family transcriptional regulator: protein MSAYEPGSFLAELTDGERADLLPRGRERRFERGEVLFAEGESTAWVAVLLSGTVKACSYGDNGVEVVLAVRGPGALLGEVSAIDGLPRSASVSALERVRVLALPSDEFMDFLHAHSRVSVLLMRMLCQRWRDADRKRIEFGMFDTTGRVAQRLVELAERYSEPYEPRTGKPALRAPGPQRVRDPRPPGRTDPSAPPGSVRITVNLTQEELAGWVGASREAVSKALRTLRSHGWIETGRRRVIVHDLQALRRHAR, encoded by the coding sequence ATGAGCGCTTACGAGCCGGGGTCGTTCCTCGCCGAGCTGACCGACGGGGAGCGCGCCGATCTGCTGCCCCGAGGTCGCGAGCGGCGCTTCGAACGCGGTGAGGTGCTGTTCGCCGAGGGCGAGTCGACCGCATGGGTCGCCGTGCTGCTGTCCGGCACGGTCAAGGCGTGCTCCTACGGCGACAACGGTGTCGAGGTGGTGCTGGCCGTCCGCGGCCCCGGCGCCCTGCTCGGCGAGGTGTCCGCGATCGACGGGCTGCCCCGCTCCGCCAGCGTGTCCGCCCTGGAACGGGTACGGGTGCTGGCGCTGCCGTCCGACGAGTTCATGGACTTCCTGCACGCCCACAGCCGGGTGTCGGTCCTGCTCATGCGGATGCTGTGCCAGCGCTGGCGCGACGCCGACCGCAAACGGATCGAGTTCGGCATGTTCGACACCACCGGCCGGGTCGCCCAACGCCTGGTCGAGCTCGCCGAGCGCTACAGCGAGCCCTACGAACCCCGCACGGGCAAGCCCGCCCTCCGCGCACCCGGCCCGCAGCGCGTCCGCGACCCCCGGCCCCCGGGCCGCACCGACCCCTCGGCCCCGCCCGGGAGCGTCCGGATCACCGTGAACCTGACCCAGGAGGAGCTGGCCGGGTGGGTCGGCGCCTCCCGCGAAGCGGTCAGCAAGGCCCTCCGCACGCTGCGCAGCCACGGTTGGATCGAGACGGGCCGCCGCCGCGTCATCGTCCACGACCTCCAGGCCCTCCGCCGCCACGCGCGTTGA
- a CDS encoding response regulator, with protein MNDNARAIEVLLVEDDPGDVLLTREAFEDNKVGNRLKVVSDGEEAMAYLRREGPYAQAPRPDLILLDLNLPRKDGREVLEEVKADPALRSIPVVVLTTSEADEDILRSYHLHANAYVTKPVDFERFIDVVRQIDDFFVTVVKLPR; from the coding sequence ATGAATGACAACGCTCGCGCGATCGAGGTCCTGCTGGTCGAGGACGACCCGGGGGACGTGCTGCTGACCCGCGAGGCGTTCGAGGACAACAAGGTCGGCAACCGGCTCAAGGTGGTCAGCGACGGCGAGGAGGCGATGGCCTACCTGCGCCGCGAGGGGCCGTACGCGCAGGCGCCCCGGCCGGACCTGATCCTGCTGGACCTCAACCTGCCGCGCAAGGACGGCCGCGAGGTGCTGGAGGAGGTCAAGGCCGACCCGGCGCTGCGGTCGATCCCGGTGGTCGTCCTCACCACCTCCGAGGCCGACGAGGACATCCTGCGCAGCTACCACCTCCACGCCAACGCGTACGTGACGAAGCCGGTGGACTTCGAGCGCTTCATCGACGTGGTCCGGCAGATCGACGACTTCTTTGTCACCGTGGTGAAGCTGCCGCGCTGA